One part of the Quercus lobata isolate SW786 chromosome 7, ValleyOak3.0 Primary Assembly, whole genome shotgun sequence genome encodes these proteins:
- the LOC115952198 gene encoding geraniol 8-hydroxylase-like produces the protein MEAIHVFLLCITLILFFIRPKFLRKSQTKNLPPGPNGLPIIGNLHQLGPTPHETLSTMAKEFGPLMTVKFGSITTIVASSAETAKEILHTHDQSFANRPIPDSVTTQPHPEGTLAWIPGDQIWRNRRRICSTQMFTSQRLDFLQHFRHKKVHQLVSHINKYKGTPVDIGSLAFATTLNLISNTIFSLDTVDPDFETAPEFKELVWKIMMDAGKPNISDNFPILRWFDLQGVRRHVKGSYTRMHEIFDDIISKRLKHRETDKTTRHGDFLDVLLDQVQEDGSGFNIETIKPLIMDLFIAGSDTSGATTEWAMAELLRKPKTLQKARDEVLQVIGTQGEIKESDIDRLPYIDAIVKETLRLHPAAPLLLPYIAGKDVEVSGYTIYKGSQVVVNAWSIGRNPKYWTNPLSFEPERFVGSKLNYKGRDFEYIPFGAGRRICPGLPLAERMVSLMLSSMLYSFNWKLPEGITPENLDMSEQYGLTLKMATSLCAVPFVE, from the exons ATGGAAGCAATACACGTCTTCCTACTCTGCATTACTCTCATCTTGTTCTTCATCCGACCTAAATTTCTTCGCAAATCTCAAACCAAAAACCTTCCACCAGGCCCAAATGGCCTCCCCATTATTGGTAACCTTCACCAACTTGGCCCTACACCCCATGAAACTCTCTCCACAATGGCTAAAGAGTTTGGTCCCTTAATGACTGTCAAATTTGGCTCTATCACAACCATAGTTGCTTCCTCTGCTGAAACCGCCAAAGAAATCCTTCATACCCATGACCAAAGCTTTGCTAACCGACCTATCCCTGACTCAGTAACCACTCAACCACACCCAGAAGGCACTCTTGCTTGGATCCCAGGTGACCAAATATGGCGCAACCGTAGACGCATATGTAGCACCCAAATGTTCACTTCTCAACGCCTTGACTTTTTACAACACTTTCGTCACAAGAAAGTTCACCAACTCGTATCTCACATAAACAAATATAAGGGTACCCCAGTTGATATTGGGTCCTTAGCTTTTGCTACCACGTTGAATCTTATATCAAACACTATTTTCTCGTTGGATACAGTGGACCCAGATTTTGAAACAGCTCCAGAATTTAAGGAACTTGTTTGGAAAATTATGATGGATGCTGGGAAGCCAAATATTTCAGATAACTTTCCGATTTTGAGGTGGTTTGATTTGCAAGGTGTGAGACGCCATGTTAAAGGTTCCTATACGAGGATGCATGAGATATTTGATGATATCATTTCTAAGCGTTTGAAACACAGAGAGACTGATAAGACAACAAGACATGGTGATTTCTTGGATGTGCTTCTTGATCAGGTGCAAGAAGATGGGTCTGGCTTTAATATTGAGACCATTAAGCCCCTAATTATG GATTTGTTTATCGCCGGAAGTGATACATCTGGAGCGACAACAGAGTGGGCAATGGCAGAGCTTCTACGTAAGCCAAAAACATTGCAAAAGGCAAGAGATGAAGTTTTGCAAGTGATTGGCACTCAAGGTGAAATTAAAGAATCAGACATTGATAGACTTCCATATATCGATGCAATTGTGAAAGAGACCTTGCGGCTTCACCCAGCTGCACCACTTCTCTTGCCTTACATAGCTGGAAAAGATGTTGAAGTATCTGGTTACACCATATACAAAGGAAGCCAAGTTGTAGTAAATGCATGGTCTATTGGTAGAAATCCCAAATATTGGACTAACCCTTTGTCATTTGAGCCTGAAAGGTTTGTAGGATCCAAATTAAATTACAAAGGAAGGGATTTTGAGTACATACCATTTGGTGCTGGTAGAAGAATTTGCCCTGGCTTACCACTTGCTGAAAGAATGGTTAGCCTAATGCTGAGTTCAATGTTATATTCATTCAATTGGAAACTTCCCGAGGGAATCACCCCAGAGAACCTCGACATGTCGGAGCAATATGGACTCACTTTGAAGATGGCTACTTCTCTTTGTGCTGTTCCTTTTGTTGAGTAA